One window of Branchiostoma lanceolatum isolate klBraLanc5 chromosome 6, klBraLanc5.hap2, whole genome shotgun sequence genomic DNA carries:
- the LOC136437167 gene encoding mucin-22-like — MVNSQCCNETLCNNASFVPTTVAPTTTETTLVTTQPQTTLLTTDPVPTTEMTETTLYTEATVAATETTGTDDIDTTFLTMTEYDTTIDERTDGTTSFETLVMTELSTVEATETPVTTDLGTILITMTQDAATTDQQTEVNTQSETLVMTEILTTIGLTDTTLVTEESGLTTVEPTETMLVTEELGLTSTDTTDIGTTLVTMTQDETTIDQQTDGTTPFETVVMTELSTIEATDTTLVTEEAELTTAEATETMLVTDITGPGTTLVTVTQDETTSDQQTDATTPFETVVMTELQSTVEATDTTLYTEDPGFTTEETTLYAEDSTLTTEETTLYTEDSTLTTEETTLYTEDSTFTTEETTLYTEDSGFPTEETTPYTEDSGFTVEETTLYTEDSAFATEETTPYTEETEPTATGITDIGTTLLSMTQFDTTITYEQTELTTPPRSTSSETLVPTETAPNTEMSELTTEEVLSTDRTTNALQVITGITNTADNTLLATTQYDTASDQQTEEATSAGTTLDTEGPGSTTIEIRSTELPMTSPQTDLETTELSTTLGTGVTTEGPTQPTEGTGPTTEGPTQPTEGTGPTTEVPTQATEGTGSTTEVPTQATEVTGSTTGRTTQPTEMTGSTTEGVTQPTGASGSTTGVTQPTGASGSTTEGVTQPTGASGSTTDGVTQPTGASGSTTGVTQPTGASGSTTGVTQPTGASGSTTEGVTQPIRASGSTTEGVTQPTGASGSTTEGVTQPTGASGSTTGVTQPTGASGSTTGVTQPTGASGSTTGVTQPTGASGSTTGVTQPTGASGSTTEGVTQPTGASGSTTEGVTQPTGASGSTTEGVTQPTGASGSTTEGVTQPTGASRSTTEETTQSIVVTMATDAISNTTTVSVDQPAAGANVGLIAGCSVGGVLALGLLASAVALLLKRKKMGKGKIHPGDGVEAPGGPAETYKSFDPSTRRVFSE; from the exons ATGG tcaATTCGCAGTGCTGTAACGAAACTCTTTGCAACAATGCCAGTTTCGTACCGACCACGGTTGCCCCGACGACAACGGAGACCACTCTAGTAACAACCCAACCCCAGACCACCCTCCTGACGACAGACCCTGTACCGACCACAGAAATGACCGAAACCACGCTCTACACAGAAGCGACGGTTGCAGCGACGGAAACGACAGGTACAGACGACATTGATACTACATTCTTAACCATGACTGAATATGACACAACAATAGATGAGCGAACCGATGGAACAACCTCATTCGAAACCCTGGTAATGACCGAGCTATCTACCGTAGAAGCGACCGAAACTCCAGTCACCACCGACCTTGGTACTATACTTATAACCATGACACAAGATGCCGCCACCACAGATCAACAAACCGAAGTAAACACCCAATCTGAAACACTTGTGATGACCGAAATACTGACAACCATAGGACTGACTGACACTACGCTCGTCACAGAAGAATCTGGCCTCACAACAGTTGAGCCGACTGAAACTATGCTTGTCACGGAAGAACTGGGCTTAACAAGTACAGACACCACGGACATCGGCACTACACTCGTGACCATGACACAAGATGAGACAACGATAGATCAACAAACCGATGGAACAACTCCATTCGAAACCGTAGTGATGACTGAGCTATCTACCATAGAAGCGACCGACACTACGCTCGTCACGGAAGAGGCAGAGCTGACGACAGCTGAAGCGACGGAAACGATGCTTGTCACAGACATCACCGGCCCTGGTACTACACTAGTGACCGTTACACAAGATGAGACAACATCAGATCAACAAACCGATGCAACAACCCCATTCGAAACCGTAGTGATGACAGAGCTACAATCTACGGTAGAAGCAACCGACACTACGCTCTACACTGAAGATCCAGGATTCACGACAGAAGAAACCACGCTCTACGCGGAAGACTCAACATTGACGACAGAAGAAACCACGCTCTACACGGAAGACTCAACATTGACGACAGAAGAAACCACGCTCTACACGGAAGACTCAACATTCACGACAGAAGAAACCACGCTCTACACAGAAGACTCAGGATTCCCGACAGAAGAAACCACGCCTTACACGGAAGACTCGGGATTCACTGTAGAAGAAACCACGCTCTACACGGAAGACTCAGCATTCGCGACAGAAGAAACCACGCCTTACACGGAAGAAACAGAACCAACAGCAACAGGTATTACCGATATTGGTACGACTCTTTTAAGCATGACACAATTTGACACCACCATAACATATGAACAAACAGAGCTAACTACCCCACCCCGATCTACCTCATCCGAAACCCTAGTGCCAACCGAAACAGCACCCAACACAGAAATGTCCGAGCTAACGACGGAAGAGGTTTTGTCAACAGATCGGACAACGAACGCCCTTCAAGTTATCACAGGTATCACTAACACAGCTGATAACACACTCTTAGCCACTACACAGTATGACACCGCCTCAGATCAGCAAACCGAAGAAGCCACCTCAGCGGGAACTACACTCGACACAGAAGGACCAGGGTCGACAACGATAGAGATTCGGTCTACAGAACTGCCAATGACGTCACCCCAAACTGATTTAG AAACAACAGAGCTGTCAACTACACTCGGGACAGGGGTCACGACAGAAGGACCGACCCAGCCTACAGAAGGGACAGGGCCAACCACAGAAGGACCGACCCAGCCTACAGAAGGGACAGGGCCAACCACAGAAGTACCGACCCAGGCTACAGAAGGGACAGGGTCAACCACAGAAGTACCGACCCAGGCTACAGAAGTGACAGGGTCAACGACAGGAAGAACGACCCAGCCTACAGAAATGACAGGGTCGACGACAGAAGGAGTGACCCAGCCTACGGGAGCGTCCGGGTCTACGACAGGAGTGACCCAGCCTACAGGAGCGTCCGGGTCTACGACAGAAGGAGTGACCCAGCCTACAGGAGCGTCCGGGTCTACGACAGACGGAGTGACCCAGCCTACGGGAGCGTCCGGGTCTACGACAGGAGTGACCCAGCCTACAGGAGCGTCCGGGTCTACGACAGGAGTGACCCAGCCTACAGGAGCGTCCGGGTCTACGACAGAAGGAGTGACCCAGCCTATAAGAGCGTCTGGGTCTACGACAGAAGGAGTGACCCAGCCTACAGGAGCGTCCGGGTCTACGACAGAAGGAGTGACCCAGCCTACAGGAGCGTCCGGGTCTACGACAGGGGTGACCCAGCCTACAGGAGCGTCCGGATCTACGACAGGGGTGACCCAGCCTACAGGAGCGTCCGGGTCTACGACAGGGGTGACCCAGCCTACAGGAGCGTCCGGTTCTACGACAGGAGTGACCCAGCCTACAGGAGCGTCCGGGTCTACGACAGAAGGAGTGACCCAGCCTACAGGAGCGTCCGGGTCTACGACAGAAGGAGTGACCCAGCCTACAGGAGCGTCCGGTTCTACGACAGAAGGAGTGACCCAGCCTACAGGAGCGTCCGGGTCTACGACAGAAGGAGTGACCCAGCCTACAGGAGCGTCCAGGTCTACGACAGAAGAAACGACCCAGTCAATAgtagttaccatggcaacggacgCCATTAGTAACACAACGACAGTGAGCGTCGACCAGCCGGCAGCAGGGGCTAACGTCGGGCTGATCGCGGGGTGCTCCGTGGGGGGCGTGCTGGCGCTAGGGCTGCTCGCCTCGGCCGTCGCGCTCCTCCTGAAGCGGAAGAAGATGGGCAAGGGCAAGATACATCCCGGGGACGGCGTGGAGGCGCCGGGGGGCCCGGCAGAGACATACAAGTCATTCGACCCGTCTACTAGACGTGTTTTTAGCGAGTGA
- the LOC136436168 gene encoding hydroxysteroid 11-beta-dehydrogenase 1-like protein has translation MSLLVRASLLVLLGAVAVGIYWNYDGFDPESVRGATVVITGCSTGIGEEMAYQYARLGAKILITARRENRLKEVVAKAKSLGAQEAHYVAGDMGKAEDCERTIQTAKEKFGRLDYLVLNHVGSNYKSLQDKFHEGKSWDEDPDVDFFEDYLNINLVSYVRLASLALPLLKESKGHLVVVSSGFGKVPWPNLSFYCSVKFALDGFFSSLRVELMKAQQDVSVTLAVLGYIGTPKVIKNLEMLGILTPVDQTAMAIIRGGATRAREIYYPFSTWPLTKFGALMPQIMDYLTSEIDLVQES, from the exons ATGTCGCTCCTAGTGCGGGCTAGTCTGCTGGTGTTACTCGGTGCCGTTGCCGTCGGAATCTACTGGAACTACGATGGCTTCGATCCGG AATCTGTACGCGGTGCAACAGTCGTCATCACGGGCTGCAGTACCGGCATCGGCGAAGAGATGGCGTACCAGTACGCCCGGCTGGGAGCAAAGATCCTCATCACAGCCAGGAGGGAGAACAGGTTGAAGGAG GTCGTGGCGAAGGCGAAGTCTCTGGGTGCCCAGGAGGCGCACTACGTGGCCGGGGACATGGGGAAGGCGGAGGACTGTGAGAGAACCATTCAAACAGCCAAGGAGAAATTCG GGAGGTTGGActacttggtgctgaaccatGTTGGGTCCAACTATAAATCTCTTCAAGACAAATTTCACGAGGGCAAGTCTTGGGACGAAGACCCGGATGTGGACTTCTTCGAAGACTACTTGAACATCAACCTGGTCAGTTACGTCCGGCTGGCCTCCCTGGCCCTGCCTCTGCTGAAGGAGAGTAAAGGACATCTCGTAGTAGTTTCCTCTGGTTTCG GTAAAGTACCTTGGCCAAACTTGAGTTTCTACTGCTCCGTGAAGTTCGCGTTGGACGGGTTCTTCAGCTCCCTCCGTGTGGAACTGATGAAGGCTCAGCAGGACGTGTCCGTCACTCTCGCCGTGCTGGGCTACATCGGGACTCCAAAAGTCATTAAAAACTTAGAG ATGCTTGGAATTCTAACCCCGGTAGACCAGACCGCCATGGCCATCATCAGAGGAGGGGCGACTCGAGCCCGAGAGATCTACTATCCGTTCTCCACCTGGCCTCTCACGAAATTCGGGGCCCTGATGCCGCAAATTATGGACTACCTTACCTCTGAGATTGACTTGGTCCAGGAAAGTTAA